The Gammaproteobacteria bacterium genome contains a region encoding:
- a CDS encoding MFS transporter: MTAVKFHSLHKSTIAWALYDWANSAFATTVLAGFFPLFFKQYWSAGVVSTESTFHLGIGNAAASLVIVLIAPLLGAIADRGGLRRRFLLLFALTGMVATAALYGVGQGEWLAALVLFVTATIGFMGANIFYDALLVGVAKEDDWDFVSALGYALGYLGGGLLFGLNVAMTLSPESFGLASAAEAVRLSFLSVAIWWALFSLPLLLWVRERPAPQAASGWAVARAGYRQLIETFQHLRQLRMVVLFLVAYWLYIDGVDTIVRMAVDYGLSLGLAQEDLITALLITQFVGLPATIAFGYLAQHLGADGEGAKRGILLALAVYVLATLGAFFMDSSAEFYALAVTIGLVQGGVQALSRSYYARLIPLDKSAEFFGFYNMLGKFAAVLGPLMIGVVSLASGSHRWGMVSIIGLFLLGAGLLLRVDPSAAKRQTGF; this comes from the coding sequence ATGACCGCTGTGAAATTTCACTCCTTGCACAAATCGACCATTGCCTGGGCCCTGTATGACTGGGCCAATTCGGCCTTTGCCACGACGGTGTTGGCTGGCTTTTTCCCGTTATTCTTCAAGCAATACTGGAGCGCGGGGGTGGTGAGTACCGAGAGCACCTTTCATCTGGGCATCGGTAATGCCGCGGCGAGTCTGGTGATCGTGCTGATCGCGCCCCTGCTGGGGGCGATTGCCGACCGGGGTGGTCTGCGCCGGCGTTTTCTGTTGCTGTTTGCGCTGACTGGCATGGTGGCCACTGCGGCGCTGTACGGCGTGGGACAGGGTGAGTGGTTGGCGGCCCTGGTGCTGTTCGTGACCGCGACCATCGGCTTCATGGGCGCGAATATCTTTTATGACGCCCTGCTGGTGGGCGTGGCAAAAGAGGACGACTGGGATTTTGTCTCGGCGCTGGGTTATGCGCTGGGTTATCTGGGGGGCGGTCTGCTGTTTGGGCTGAATGTCGCGATGACCCTGTCGCCGGAGAGTTTTGGCCTGGCCTCCGCCGCCGAGGCGGTGCGTCTTTCCTTCCTGAGCGTTGCCATCTGGTGGGCGCTGTTTTCCCTGCCCCTGTTGCTGTGGGTCAGGGAGCGGCCCGCACCCCAGGCAGCCTCCGGCTGGGCGGTGGCGCGGGCGGGTTACCGGCAGCTGATCGAGACCTTTCAGCACCTGCGCCAGTTGCGCATGGTGGTGCTGTTTCTGGTGGCCTACTGGCTGTATATCGATGGCGTCGACACCATCGTGCGCATGGCGGTGGATTACGGGCTGTCCCTCGGTCTGGCGCAGGAGGACCTGATCACCGCCCTGTTGATCACCCAGTTTGTGGGCCTGCCGGCGACCATCGCCTTCGGCTATCTGGCCCAGCACCTCGGCGCGGACGGGGAGGGGGCCAAAAGGGGCATCTTGCTGGCGCTGGCGGTGTACGTGCTGGCCACCCTGGGGGCCTTTTTCATGGACAGCAGCGCCGAGTTTTATGCCCTGGCGGTGACCATCGGCCTGGTGCAGGGCGGGGTGCAGGCCCTGAGCCGCTCGTATTACGCCCGGCTGATCCCGCTGGACAAGTCGGCCGAATTTTTTGGTTTCTACAACATGCTGGGCAAGTTTGCCGCCGTGCTGGGGCCGTTGATGATCGGTGTGGTGAGTCTCGCCAGCGGCAGTCATCGCTGGGGGATGGTGTCGATTATCGGCCTGTTCCTGCTGGGCGCCGGTCTGCTGCTGAGAGTCGACCCGTCCGCGGCAAAACGGCAGACCGGTTTCTAG
- a CDS encoding PDZ domain-containing protein: MRSSIISLSLAAIIGIVIGLLLQSPTPAPPGSPAQATTTNRELTQTLAALAQQLEQETLARQQLEGEVATLGKRLTVLAGSANAAASVASAISTEIDKTPATPPTADEAPATAAQAPATAWFNQQALIDAGMAATEAEQLKTHFEQLELEKLYLRDQAIREGWSGAKRYREEYQKLEAKSANIKQTLGENAYDAYLFAAGQANRIAVQSVLSGSAASLAGMQSGDQVIRYNGERIYNGQDLRNATTQGDSSESVSIEILRDKQVMQFYVPRGPLGIRMNSISVAP, from the coding sequence ATGCGCTCTTCCATTATCAGTCTGAGTCTCGCCGCCATCATCGGCATCGTTATCGGCCTGCTGTTGCAGTCACCGACTCCGGCCCCGCCCGGCTCGCCAGCCCAGGCCACCACGACTAACCGCGAGCTGACGCAAACACTGGCCGCGCTGGCACAGCAGCTTGAGCAGGAGACCCTGGCTCGACAGCAACTGGAGGGCGAGGTCGCGACGCTGGGCAAGCGGCTGACGGTGCTTGCCGGTTCTGCCAACGCTGCTGCCTCTGTCGCCTCTGCCATCAGTACCGAAATCGACAAGACCCCTGCCACGCCGCCGACGGCGGACGAGGCACCGGCGACCGCAGCACAGGCCCCCGCGACGGCGTGGTTCAATCAGCAGGCCCTGATCGATGCCGGCATGGCCGCGACAGAGGCCGAACAGTTAAAGACCCACTTTGAGCAACTGGAACTGGAGAAACTCTATCTGCGCGATCAGGCCATACGTGAAGGCTGGTCGGGGGCAAAACGCTACCGGGAGGAGTATCAGAAACTGGAGGCTAAGTCCGCTAACATCAAACAGACACTCGGCGAAAACGCCTATGACGCCTATCTGTTCGCCGCAGGGCAGGCAAACCGGATTGCCGTGCAAAGCGTACTGTCCGGTTCCGCGGCCAGCCTCGCCGGCATGCAATCGGGGGATCAGGTGATTCGCTACAACGGGGAGCGCATCTACAACGGCCAGGATCTGCGCAACGCCACCACCCAGGGCGACAGCAGCGAGAGTGTGTCGATCGAGATCCTGCGCGACAAGCAGGTGATGCAGTTTTATGTGCCGCGCGGCCCGCTGGGCATTCGCATGAATTCGATCAGCGTCGCACCGTAA
- a CDS encoding Stp1/IreP family PP2C-type Ser/Thr phosphatase: MSLDETTNTMQPQFSLQLCGLTDTGRAREHNEDAIAWDAGHGLAMLADGMGGHNAGDVASRLCIEQLLATLVPALSGPLRLRANKGVSRQATLVRRAVNGANAAIFANAAANPARQGMGTTLVLALFYRDRVVVAHVGDSRVYRLRGRRLEQLTADHSLVRALLEKGVISPEEVDNNPYSHVITKAVGIRERVVAEVQELETRAGDVFLLCSDGLTDLVDDATIEDTLVTAAGNWAAAAQRLVDLANGRGGRDNISVLLAALGGPR, encoded by the coding sequence ATGTCACTGGATGAGACCACCAATACGATGCAGCCACAGTTCAGCCTACAGCTATGCGGCCTGACGGATACTGGGCGTGCCCGCGAGCATAACGAGGATGCCATCGCCTGGGATGCCGGCCATGGCCTGGCGATGCTCGCCGACGGCATGGGCGGGCACAATGCCGGCGATGTCGCCAGCCGCCTGTGTATCGAACAGTTGCTGGCCACCCTGGTGCCGGCCCTGTCCGGCCCCCTGCGGCTGCGTGCCAACAAGGGCGTGAGCAGACAAGCCACTCTGGTGCGTCGCGCCGTGAATGGCGCCAATGCGGCGATCTTTGCCAATGCCGCCGCCAATCCCGCCCGTCAGGGCATGGGCACCACCCTGGTGCTGGCGCTGTTTTACCGTGACCGGGTGGTGGTGGCGCATGTGGGGGATTCGCGGGTCTATCGCCTGCGTGGCCGCCGCCTGGAACAACTGACGGCGGACCATTCCCTGGTGCGCGCGCTGCTGGAAAAGGGCGTGATCTCCCCCGAAGAGGTGGACAACAATCCCTATAGCCACGTGATCACCAAGGCGGTCGGTATCCGCGAGCGGGTCGTCGCCGAGGTGCAGGAGCTGGAGACCCGGGCGGGCGACGTGTTCCTGCTGTGCTCGGACGGACTCACCGATCTGGTGGACGATGCGACCATCGAGGACACCCTGGTGACCGCGGCGGGTAACTGGGCGGCGGCCGCGCAGCGGCTGGTGGATCTCGCCAATGGGCGGGGTGGGCGGGACAATATCTCCGTGCTGCTGGCGGCGCTGGGCGGGCCGCGTTGA
- a CDS encoding ABC-ATPase domain-containing protein, whose protein sequence is METLRKKLLALDGKGYKAYKAIAGLYQIADFDLSIDHVQGDPFATPSRISVRLAAGLAGFPEALWQTAVRRIALEDFIARAVQDGIRQHVKGRRGSGGSGEMHISVSGQQVLVRNAVAVNAEGVEARLTLGLPAQGRRAAGREAIAMLLEELPRVVKAALYHDSLDAERVRRHVQSIEDQDALRHWLASAGLVGFIADGSLLPRASGVDDRPLSRDALRFAAPASLARSVELPNAGPLRGLGIPRGITLIVGGGFHGKSTLLHALERGVYNHIPGDGRERVATLEDAVKVRAEDNRAIARVNISPFIDHLPFGRDTVSFSTENASGSTSQAANIIEALECGTRLLLIDEDTSATNFMIRDQRMQALVAADKEPITPLLHRVRELYEQHGVSSVIVMGGSGDYFDVADTVIMMDAYEPRDVTQQARALADPGVQYRSPGRPFCTPTSRRPMADVLSPARGNRAVKIDTRDTRELLYGEHRIDLSGVEQLIDSGQTRSIGLMIHYFAQHYAEEGENLLSGLRRVMADAEQQGLDVFSEYKIGNLALPRLHELAAAINRIREGHWSG, encoded by the coding sequence ATGGAAACCTTACGCAAAAAACTGCTGGCGCTCGACGGCAAGGGCTACAAGGCCTACAAGGCGATTGCCGGGCTTTATCAGATAGCCGATTTTGACCTCAGCATCGATCATGTCCAGGGCGATCCCTTCGCCACTCCATCACGCATCAGCGTGCGGCTGGCCGCCGGGCTGGCGGGCTTTCCCGAGGCCCTGTGGCAGACGGCGGTGCGCCGCATCGCGCTGGAGGATTTCATCGCTCGCGCCGTGCAGGACGGCATCCGCCAGCACGTCAAGGGTCGGCGCGGCAGCGGCGGCAGCGGTGAGATGCACATCTCGGTGAGTGGCCAGCAGGTGCTGGTGCGCAATGCGGTCGCGGTGAACGCCGAAGGTGTCGAGGCCCGCCTCACCCTCGGCCTGCCCGCACAGGGGCGGCGGGCGGCGGGACGCGAGGCCATCGCCATGCTGCTGGAGGAGCTGCCCCGCGTGGTCAAGGCTGCCCTGTACCACGACAGTCTGGATGCCGAGCGTGTGCGCCGGCATGTGCAGAGTATCGAGGATCAGGACGCCCTGCGTCACTGGCTGGCATCGGCCGGACTGGTGGGCTTTATCGCCGATGGCTCGCTGCTGCCGCGCGCCAGCGGAGTGGACGACCGCCCGCTGAGCCGGGACGCGCTGCGCTTTGCGGCGCCGGCCTCGCTGGCCCGCAGCGTCGAGCTACCCAATGCCGGCCCGCTGCGCGGACTGGGCATTCCGCGCGGCATCACGCTGATCGTCGGCGGCGGTTTTCATGGCAAGTCGACCCTGCTGCATGCCCTGGAACGTGGGGTGTACAACCACATTCCCGGTGACGGCCGCGAACGGGTCGCCACCCTGGAAGATGCGGTGAAGGTGCGCGCGGAAGACAACCGCGCCATCGCCCGGGTCAACATCAGCCCCTTTATCGACCACCTGCCCTTTGGCCGCGACACCGTCTCCTTTAGTACCGAAAACGCCAGCGGCAGCACCTCGCAGGCGGCCAATATCATCGAGGCCCTGGAGTGCGGCACCCGCCTGTTGCTGATTGACGAGGATACCTCGGCCACCAATTTCATGATCCGCGACCAGCGCATGCAGGCCCTGGTCGCCGCCGACAAGGAACCCATCACCCCGCTGCTGCACCGGGTGCGTGAGCTGTATGAACAACACGGTGTCTCCTCGGTGATCGTGATGGGTGGCTCGGGCGATTATTTTGACGTGGCGGATACCGTGATCATGATGGATGCCTACGAGCCACGGGATGTCACCCAACAGGCCCGGGCACTCGCCGACCCCGGCGTGCAATACCGTAGCCCGGGCCGCCCCTTTTGCACCCCCACCAGCCGCCGACCCATGGCCGATGTGCTCAGCCCGGCACGGGGCAATCGCGCGGTGAAGATCGATACGCGCGACACCCGCGAGCTGCTGTATGGCGAGCACCGTATCGACCTCAGCGGCGTCGAACAGCTCATCGACAGCGGCCAGACGCGCAGCATCGGCCTGATGATTCACTATTTTGCACAGCACTATGCGGAGGAAGGCGAGAACCTGCTCAGCGGTCTGCGGCGAGTGATGGCCGATGCCGAGCAGCAGGGCCTGGATGTGTTCAGCGAATACAAGATCGGCAACCTCGCCCTGCCCCGGCTGCATGAACTGGCCGCGGCGATCAACCGGATACGCGAGGGCCACTGGAGCGGATGA
- a CDS encoding CYTH domain-containing protein yields the protein MAVEIERKFLLASADWRAQADDGVTMRQGYLCTAGAGPAAKASIRVRIAGSRAHLNIKSATLGVTRQEYEYAIPLADANELLDTLADGPLIEKTRYHVQHGAHCWEIDVFAGDNQGLVVAEIELSAPDEDFQRPAWLGAEVSDDPRYYNVCLVKHPFKDW from the coding sequence ATGGCCGTCGAGATCGAACGCAAATTTCTGCTGGCCAGTGCCGACTGGCGGGCGCAGGCCGATGACGGCGTGACGATGCGACAGGGTTATCTCTGCACCGCGGGAGCCGGCCCGGCGGCCAAGGCCTCGATCCGGGTGCGCATCGCCGGCAGCCGGGCCCACCTCAACATCAAGAGCGCCACGCTGGGTGTCACCCGGCAGGAATATGAATATGCAATTCCGCTGGCCGACGCCAATGAATTACTCGACACCCTGGCCGACGGTCCGCTCATCGAGAAAACCCGGTACCATGTGCAACATGGTGCACACTGCTGGGAAATCGATGTCTTTGCGGGCGACAATCAGGGCCTGGTGGTGGCCGAGATCGAGCTGTCCGCGCCCGATGAAGACTTCCAGCGTCCCGCCTGGCTGGGCGCAGAGGTCTCGGATGATCCGCGCTATTACAATGTCTGCCTGGTCAAACACCCCTTTAAAGACTGGTAA
- a CDS encoding ABC transporter substrate-binding protein produces the protein MPLLRPLLLGLLLLQAACAPVSDDTLRIGLASAPITLDPRFATDATSSRINRLLYARLVDFDDRQLPVPSLADWQVLTPTHYRFRLRDVGAREFHTGQRLTAGDVKATYDAVLDPATASPHRATLAMIRRIEVVDADTIDFHLSKADLLFPGYLVIGILPAVQMTAGHPFNQQPIGSGPFRFVAWPEEGRLQLLRRSDQQRLSFIQVSDATVRVLKLLRGEVDMLQNDLSPELVGYLQKRQGIEVSRARGSNFTYLGFNLEDGVTGEADVRRAIAMAIDRRSVIRYVMGDAASPASALLPPSHWAGNPQLAAIPYDPDAARALLARHGYSPQRPLKISYKTSTNAFRVRLATVLQSQLKAVGIDMDLRTYDWGTFYGDIKAGNFQMFSLSWVGIKTPDIFRYAFHSDAMPPNGANRGRFRDQAVDRLIEVAADADTLDAQAAAYRQLQQRLLETLPYVPLWYEDHVFVARKGITDYALSLDGNYDGLLTVRYAPR, from the coding sequence TTGCCCCTTTTGCGCCCGCTGCTGCTGGGACTGCTGCTGTTGCAGGCGGCCTGCGCGCCCGTCAGCGATGACACCCTGCGCATCGGGCTGGCCAGCGCCCCCATCACCCTGGACCCCCGTTTTGCCACCGATGCCACCTCCAGCCGCATCAATCGGCTGCTGTATGCGCGGCTGGTGGATTTCGACGATCGCCAGCTGCCGGTGCCCAGCCTGGCCGACTGGCAGGTGCTCACTCCCACCCATTACCGCTTTCGGTTGCGCGATGTCGGCGCGCGAGAGTTCCACACCGGCCAGCGGCTCACCGCCGGGGATGTAAAGGCCACCTATGACGCGGTGCTCGATCCGGCCACTGCCTCGCCGCACCGCGCCACCCTGGCCATGATCCGGCGCATCGAGGTCGTCGATGCCGACACCATCGACTTCCACCTCAGCAAGGCCGACCTGCTGTTTCCCGGCTATCTGGTGATCGGCATCCTGCCGGCGGTGCAGATGACCGCCGGCCACCCCTTCAATCAGCAGCCGATCGGCAGCGGTCCGTTTCGGTTTGTTGCCTGGCCGGAGGAGGGGCGGCTGCAATTGCTGCGTCGCAGTGACCAGCAGCGCCTGAGTTTTATCCAGGTCAGTGATGCTACCGTGCGGGTACTCAAGCTGCTGCGGGGCGAGGTGGACATGCTGCAAAACGATCTGTCGCCGGAACTGGTCGGCTATCTGCAAAAGCGCCAGGGCATCGAGGTCAGTCGGGCGCGTGGCTCCAACTTCACCTATCTCGGCTTTAATCTGGAGGATGGCGTGACCGGCGAGGCGGACGTGCGGCGGGCCATCGCCATGGCCATCGATCGCCGCTCCGTGATCCGTTATGTGATGGGCGACGCGGCGAGTCCGGCCAGCGCCCTGCTGCCGCCCAGCCACTGGGCGGGAAACCCGCAGCTGGCCGCAATCCCCTATGACCCGGATGCCGCCCGGGCGCTGCTGGCCAGGCACGGCTACAGCCCACAGCGGCCGTTAAAGATCAGCTACAAGACCTCCACCAATGCGTTTCGGGTGCGGTTGGCCACGGTGTTGCAGAGCCAGCTGAAGGCGGTGGGCATCGACATGGATCTGCGGACCTATGACTGGGGCACCTTTTATGGCGATATCAAGGCGGGTAACTTTCAGATGTTTAGCCTGTCCTGGGTGGGGATCAAGACGCCGGATATTTTCCGTTATGCCTTTCACAGCGACGCTATGCCCCCCAATGGCGCCAACCGCGGCCGTTTTCGGGATCAGGCCGTGGATCGCCTGATCGAGGTGGCGGCGGATGCCGACACACTGGACGCGCAGGCGGCGGCCTATCGGCAGCTGCAACAGCGCTTGCTGGAGACCCTGCCCTATGTCCCCTTGTGGTATGAAGACCATGTGTTTGTGGCGCGCAAGGGGATCACCGATTACGCCCTGAGCCTGGACGGTAATTACGATGGGCTGCTGACGGTGCGCTATGCGCCTCGTTAG
- a CDS encoding NAD(P)/FAD-dependent oxidoreductase, with protein sequence MQVAVIGGGAAGFFAAIAVKENHPAATVTLFEKSKRLLAKVRISGGGRCNVTNACDTIEQLAAAYPRGGKALKKAFRLFDNRHAMHWFESRGVPLVVQEDGCVFPASQNSQSIIDCLFGQAKKCQVRIETGMGVTAIRPLDGRLSLDFAPPGAAARVFDKVIVTTGGCPKRHNLQWLEDLGHKIETPVPSLFTFNMPTEPVTALMGIVVEKTLVAIQGSRLKADGPLLITHWGMSGPAILKLSAFGARLLSERDYRFNIQVNWVNVPRHDVVMADLKNIAEHHPQKLLTSIRPYDLPDRLWRYLLEKGGLPAQKKWSELGNKGLNKLVEVLSNDVYAVQGKTTFREEFVTCGGISLESVDPTTLQSRVCNNLYFAGELLDIDGITGGYNFQAAWTTGYIAGKLQ encoded by the coding sequence GTGCAGGTTGCTGTCATCGGCGGCGGCGCGGCCGGCTTTTTTGCAGCCATCGCCGTCAAGGAGAATCATCCCGCGGCCACGGTCACCCTGTTTGAGAAATCAAAACGCTTGCTGGCCAAGGTCAGGATATCGGGCGGTGGGCGCTGCAATGTCACCAATGCCTGCGACACCATCGAGCAGCTCGCCGCGGCCTATCCCCGCGGCGGCAAGGCCCTGAAAAAGGCCTTTCGGCTGTTTGATAACAGACATGCCATGCACTGGTTTGAATCGCGGGGCGTGCCGCTGGTGGTGCAGGAGGATGGCTGTGTGTTTCCCGCCTCGCAGAATTCGCAGAGCATCATCGACTGCCTGTTCGGCCAGGCGAAAAAATGCCAGGTCCGCATCGAGACCGGGATGGGGGTGACGGCGATCCGGCCGCTCGATGGCCGGCTGAGTCTGGATTTCGCGCCGCCGGGGGCGGCCGCAAGGGTGTTTGATAAGGTGATTGTCACGACCGGCGGCTGTCCGAAACGCCACAACCTGCAATGGCTGGAAGACCTGGGTCACAAGATCGAGACGCCGGTGCCGTCGCTGTTTACCTTCAACATGCCGACCGAGCCGGTGACCGCGTTAATGGGCATTGTGGTGGAAAAGACCCTGGTGGCAATCCAGGGCAGCAGACTGAAGGCCGATGGTCCGCTGTTGATTACCCACTGGGGCATGAGCGGGCCGGCGATCCTCAAACTGTCGGCGTTCGGCGCACGCCTGCTCAGTGAGCGGGACTATCGCTTCAACATCCAGGTGAACTGGGTGAATGTGCCGCGCCACGATGTGGTGATGGCCGACCTGAAAAACATTGCCGAGCACCATCCCCAAAAGCTCCTCACCAGCATCCGCCCCTATGACCTGCCCGACAGGTTATGGCGTTACCTGCTGGAGAAGGGCGGCCTGCCCGCGCAGAAAAAGTGGAGTGAGCTCGGCAACAAGGGGCTGAATAAACTGGTGGAGGTGTTGAGTAACGACGTGTATGCGGTGCAGGGCAAGACCACCTTCAGGGAGGAGTTCGTCACCTGCGGTGGTATCAGCCTGGAGAGCGTCGATCCCACCACCCTGCAAAGCCGGGTCTGCAACAATCTCTATTTCGCCGGCGAGCTGCTGGATATTGACGGCATCACCGGCGGGTATAATTTCCAGGCCGCCTGGACCACCGGTTACATCGCCGGCAAGTTGCAGTAG
- a CDS encoding protein kinase → MLGRHRILVLLLGLGLLGWSFMPGAQRLEHWLYAQLSAVVPAAETPVNTLLVTLENRQVSYPLLAELLTRLQSARVAAVGIAVPLHRSQTSLSAELLAKLSAQSGAPLDPQLRRQLDPDAELQAALAALPGLVLAATPAFVSNTALAVEAPANRLAWLLPVLSPGPWPAAPPFVVDTTPLAIFSANAVVAGSALFARPLPAVLVSAPLALRNGESPDSRYTPGFELALAATALGVPMDAIKVHPGTGLEIGTAWYATDAALRIYPRLSSASRPIPRLSAEAVLAGDIPNQQLRGKTVLVGLADTAPADSALLPGGMRGSGLDWSARTVNALTNVTFVSAPYWSLGVQRGVLLLILVYLLILPARLRSGLGLAVGLGLAFLLLNAELLLLILRNTSLPLGLPVLFLLLGHSLLYAHRRIGGHYYRLRDARDLALVELSNNLRAQGRLDTAHRRLTVEAGGEALREALYQLGLDFERRRQFAKALAVYERIAEQDDNYRDIRERRARHQSLPETSLASTTISHASTRLVVDDPAVARPVLGRYEIERELGRGAMGTVYLGRDPRISRTVAIKTLAFSEEFESEQLAEVRRRFFQEAETAGRLNHPNIVTIYDVGEEHDLAYIAMDYISGESLDRHVRPEALLPIAQVFAIGVQVAEALDYAHAQKVVHRDVKPGNIIFDLDRGQLKVTDFGIACLTDNSRTRTGTVLGSPFYMSPEQIAGKKVDGRSDLFSLGVTLYQLLTGQLPFEGDSLTSLMYQITHEKPRPIRKLRPQLPNCVTRMINRALEKQPDKRYANGQAMAEAIRRCAEQL, encoded by the coding sequence GTGTTGGGACGGCACCGTATTCTCGTGTTGCTGCTGGGGCTGGGCCTGCTGGGCTGGAGCTTTATGCCGGGCGCACAGCGCCTGGAGCATTGGCTGTATGCCCAGTTGAGCGCGGTGGTGCCGGCGGCGGAGACGCCGGTCAATACACTGCTGGTGACGCTGGAAAACCGTCAGGTCTCCTACCCGCTGCTGGCCGAGTTGCTAACCCGTCTGCAATCCGCCAGGGTGGCGGCGGTGGGTATAGCTGTGCCGCTGCACCGCTCCCAGACCTCGCTCAGTGCCGAGCTGCTCGCAAAGTTAAGTGCACAGTCAGGCGCACCGTTAGATCCACAGCTGCGCCGGCAGCTGGACCCCGATGCCGAATTGCAGGCCGCCCTGGCCGCGCTGCCCGGGCTGGTACTGGCAGCAACACCGGCGTTTGTGTCGAATACGGCGCTAGCGGTGGAGGCCCCGGCCAACCGCCTGGCCTGGCTGCTGCCGGTGTTGTCGCCGGGCCCGTGGCCGGCGGCCCCGCCCTTCGTCGTCGACACCACCCCGCTGGCGATTTTTTCCGCTAACGCCGTTGTGGCGGGCTCGGCCCTGTTCGCTCGCCCGCTGCCCGCGGTGCTGGTGTCTGCCCCGCTGGCCCTGCGCAACGGGGAGTCACCTGATTCTCGTTATACCCCCGGCTTTGAGCTGGCGCTGGCCGCCACCGCCCTGGGCGTGCCCATGGACGCCATCAAGGTGCACCCCGGAACGGGGCTGGAAATCGGCACCGCCTGGTATGCCACGGACGCCGCTCTGCGGATCTATCCCCGCCTCTCGTCCGCCTCCCGGCCGATTCCGCGCCTGTCGGCCGAGGCCGTGCTGGCGGGGGATATCCCCAATCAACAGCTGCGGGGCAAGACCGTGCTGGTGGGGCTGGCGGACACGGCGCCGGCCGACAGCGCCCTGTTACCGGGGGGCATGCGGGGCAGCGGGCTGGACTGGTCGGCACGGACCGTCAATGCGCTGACCAATGTGACCTTTGTCTCGGCTCCCTATTGGTCGTTAGGCGTGCAGCGTGGCGTGCTGCTGCTGATCCTTGTCTATCTGCTGATCCTGCCCGCCCGCCTGCGCAGCGGCCTGGGGCTGGCGGTGGGCCTGGGGCTGGCCTTCCTGTTGCTCAATGCCGAGTTGCTGTTGCTGATCCTGCGCAATACCAGCCTGCCGCTGGGGCTGCCGGTGCTGTTTTTGCTGCTGGGACACAGCCTGCTGTATGCACATCGCCGCATCGGCGGCCATTATTACCGGCTGCGTGATGCGCGTGACCTGGCCCTGGTGGAGCTGTCGAATAACCTGCGCGCACAGGGGCGGCTGGATACGGCCCACCGGCGCCTGACCGTGGAGGCGGGGGGCGAGGCCCTGCGCGAGGCGCTGTATCAGCTGGGGCTGGATTTTGAACGCCGCCGCCAGTTCGCCAAGGCCCTGGCGGTGTACGAGCGCATCGCCGAGCAGGACGATAATTATCGCGATATCCGTGAACGCCGCGCCCGGCATCAGTCGCTGCCGGAGACCAGCCTGGCGAGCACCACGATCTCCCATGCCTCCACCAGGCTGGTGGTGGACGATCCCGCGGTTGCGCGGCCGGTACTGGGGCGTTATGAGATCGAACGCGAACTGGGTCGGGGCGCCATGGGCACGGTGTATCTGGGGCGCGACCCGCGCATCAGCCGCACGGTCGCGATCAAGACCCTGGCCTTCAGCGAGGAATTCGAGAGCGAGCAACTGGCCGAGGTGCGGCGGCGTTTTTTTCAGGAGGCCGAGACCGCCGGGCGGCTCAATCACCCCAATATCGTGACCATCTACGACGTGGGCGAGGAGCATGACCTGGCCTATATCGCCATGGATTACATCAGCGGCGAAAGCCTGGATCGGCATGTGCGCCCCGAGGCCTTGCTGCCCATCGCCCAGGTGTTCGCCATCGGCGTGCAGGTGGCGGAGGCGCTGGATTATGCGCATGCGCAGAAGGTGGTGCACCGTGATGTGAAGCCCGGCAATATCATTTTCGATCTCGACCGGGGCCAGCTGAAGGTGACCGATTTCGGTATTGCCTGCCTAACGGATAATAGTCGGACCCGCACCGGCACGGTGCTGGGCAGTCCGTTTTATATGTCGCCGGAACAGATTGCCGGCAAAAAGGTGGACGGGCGCTCGGACCTGTTTTCGCTGGGCGTTACCCTGTATCAGTTGCTGACCGGGCAGCTGCCCTTTGAGGGCGACTCGCTCACCAGCCTGATGTATCAGATCACCCACGAGAAACCCCGGCCCATCCGCAAGCTGCGCCCGCAACTGCCGAACTGCGTGACCCGCATGATCAACCGGGCCCTGGAAAAGCAGCCGGACAAGCGTTATGCCAATGGTCAGGCCATGGCCGAGGCGATCAGGCGCTGCGCCGAGCAGCTGTAA
- a CDS encoding FHA domain-containing protein, with protein MPKLVHSRDGQFLEDITLQEGNWLIGRRPECDIRLDDDTVSGKHALLTVAASVYMEGLLDVHIEDQGSTNGTTVNGKAVKRHMLKHGEVVKVGSHEFALVDESTRGFETTTVVLPD; from the coding sequence ATGCCCAAACTTGTGCATTCCCGCGACGGCCAATTTCTGGAAGATATCACGCTACAGGAAGGCAACTGGCTCATCGGCCGTCGGCCGGAGTGCGACATTCGGCTGGATGACGATACCGTCAGCGGCAAGCATGCCCTGCTGACGGTCGCCGCCAGTGTCTATATGGAAGGCCTGCTGGACGTGCACATCGAAGACCAGGGCAGCACCAACGGCACCACGGTCAACGGCAAGGCGGTCAAGCGGCATATGCTCAAGCACGGCGAGGTGGTGAAGGTCGGCAGCCACGAATTCGCCTTGGTGGACGAATCGACGCGCGGTTTCGAGACCACCACCGTGGTGCTGCCGGACTAG